ACTTTGGGATGCCTCGCGCCCGATCTATGAAGAAAAGCTGGCCGAAGATGGGCTGGTGCTGCTGTTTGCCGCGCCCTGGCCCCCTCAGGGCATCTACATGAACAGCGAAGTGACCGATGCCTCTTCCTTCGAAGGGGTCAAATTCCGCGCCTACAACCCTTCGACCGCGCGTCTGGCCGAACTTCTGGGTGCCGTGCCCGCGACCATCGCCACGGCCGAAATCTCGCAGGCGTTCTCGACCGGCGTGATCAATGGCATGATCACCTCGCCCTCGACCGGCGTGGACAGCCAGGCATGGGATTTCGTGTCCCACTACTATGACGTGCAGGCCTTCATTCCCAAGAACATGGTCATCGTGAACCAGTCCTCTTACGACGCCCTGTCCGACGAGGTGAAGACTGCTCTGCGCGAAGCCGCCGAAGTGGCCGAGACCCGCGGCTGGGAGATGGCCGAAACCGCCACCGCCGAGGCCACGCAGACCATGGCCGACAATGGCATGCAGGTTCTGCCCACTCCCGAGGGGCTGGCCAGCGATTTCGAGGAAATCGCGGCGACCATGCGCGCGGAATGGCTGGAAGAGGCTGGTGAAGAGGGCCAGACCATTGTCGACGCCATGAAGTAAGCCCATCGTCCCGGCCTCCTTCGTGGAGCCGGGCCCTCTTCGTTGCGCGGCAGACCGCGCAACGAATTCCAGCACAGGAGAATGTCGCGATGGTCCTGACCCGTCATCTGTTCAATTTCTGCGGGGCTCTGGCCGCGCTGTCCCTTGTGGGGATCGCGGTTCTGATCCTTGCGCAGATCGTGCTGCGCCTGATGGGCAGCCAGATTCCGTCAGCCGATGATTTCGCGGCATGGGGACTGTCTGCCTCGATCTTTCTGGCGCTGCCAACCGCACTGACCCATGGCGACCATATCCGCGTCACCTCGCTGCGCCAGCTGATGCCCCAGGGCATGGGCCATGTGGCCGATGTGCTGGCCGCCGGTTTCGCCACGATCCTGATGGGATGGGTGGCATGGGCGATCTTTGGCTATGTCCATGAAAGCTGGAGCTATGACGATGTCAGTCAGGGCATCGTCGCCGTGCCGCTGTGGATCCCGCAGTCAGCCATGGCCTTTGGCGCGATCCTATTTGCCATCGCCTTTGCCGAAGGGACATTGCGGCTGATCCTTGGCCTGCCGGTCGAACGCGACGATGTCGCCGAACAGATGCGGGGCGAGTGATCATGGAAATCCTGTCACAGACTGCCATTCTTGTCGTCACGCTGCTGGTCCTGCTGGGATTGGGCGTCTGGGTCGGGGTGGCGCTGCTGGCCTCGGCTGTGGTGATCTTTCTGATGTTCACCTCCAGCCCTGTCGATGCCATCCTTGGCACCACCATGTGGGCGCATTCGGCCAGTTGGACACTGACCGCCCTGCCGCTGTTCATCTGGATGGGAGAAATCCTTTATCGCACCCGTCTGGCCGAAGACCTGTTCACCGGCCTTGCGCCATGGGTCGGCCGTCTGCCCGGCGGATTGGCCCATGTGAATGTCGTCGGCTGCGGCATTTTCGCGGCGGTCTCGGGGTCATCGGCGGCCACGACCGCGACCGTCGGGCGGATTTCATTGCCCGAACTGAAATCGCGCGGCTATGACGACCGGCTTGCCATTGGCTCACTGGCAGGCTCGGGCACGCTTGGCCTGCTGATCCCGCCTTCGGTGGTGATGATCGTCTATGGCGTCGCGGCGCAGGTCTCGATCAACCGTTTGTTCATTGCCGGCGTCGTGCCGGGGCTGATGCTGATGGCTTTGTTTTCGGGATATATCATCCTGTGGTCGCGTCTGCATCCCGAGGCGATGCCCGACCCGGAAAACCGCATCGGCTGGGGTGAACGCCTCAAGCGGCTGCGCCTGCTTCTGCCGGTCGTGGGTCTGATCATCGGCGTCATCGGCTCGATCTATGCCGGCTATGCCACCGCGACCGAGGCCGCCGCCATCGGCGTGGCCGGGGCATTGATCATCGCCGGCATCGGCGGCTCGCTGACCCGTTCCAGTTTCATCGAGGCGCTGTTCGGGGCCACCCGCACCTCGGCCATGATCGGGCTGATCCTGCTGGGCGCGGCCTTCCTGACCTCGGCCATGAGCTTTTCGGGCCTGCCCGCAGACCTGGCCAAGGTCATCTCGGAAAGCGGCCTTGGCAAGGCCGGGCTGATCGCGGTGCTGACGGTGTTCTTTGTGCTGCTGGGCTGTTTCCTTGACGGAATCTCCATCGTCGTGCTGACCACCTCGGTCGTGATGCCCGCGATCGCGGCGGTCGGGATCGACCCCGTCTGGTTCGGCATCTATCTGATCATCGTGGTCGAGATGGCACAGATCACGCCGCCCCTTGGCTTCAACCTGTTCGTGATCCAGAACCTGACCGGGCGCGGCATCTTTGAAATCACCCGGATGATCGTGCCCTATTTCCTGATCCTCGTGCTGGCCGTGATCCTGCTGACCGCGTTCCCCGGCATTGCCACCTGGCTTGTCCAACAAACGATCTGAGACCGCAAATGACCCAAGACCTTCTGAACCAAGCCCGCGCCCAGGCCACTGCGCCCGATTTCATCCAGGTCTTCGACGACCCGATCACCGCCGAAGGCCCGCTGTCGGGCCTGACCGTGGCGGTCAAGGATCTGTTCGACGTGCAGGGCTATGCCACCGGCGCAGGAACCGCGCCGCGGACTGACCGTCCGCTTGCCACGCGCGACGCTGCGGCGGTTGCGCGGCTGCGTGCGGCGGGTGCGGGGCTGATCGGTCATGCCAATATGACCGAATATGCCTATTCCGGGCTGGGATTGAACCCCCATCACGGCACGCCACTGACACCCCTGATAGAGGGCTGCATCGCCGGTGGCTCGACCTCGGGCGGGGCGTCGGCCGTGGCGCGCGGCGTGGCCGATATCGCGCTTGGCACCGACACCGGCGGCTCGGCCCGTATTCCGGCGGCCTTCTGCGGCATCTACGGGTTCAAGCCGACCGCAAGCACGATCCCGCGCGATGGCGCGGTGCCTCTGTCGCATTCGCTGGACAGCGTCGGCGTGCTGACCCGTGATCCGGCCCTGTTGCGCCCGACGCTGAACGTGCTGCGCGACACGCCCCTGCCTGCCGCCGACATGCCCGGCACGGTGATCGTGCCGCAGAACTTCGGGCTGGACGATGTGGCACCGGAAATCGTTGAAGCCTTCGAGACCGCGCTGGAGGTTCTGGCCGAGGGCGGCATCTCGATCCGCCGCCTGTCACTGCCCTTCTTTGACCGCTATCGCGCCCTGCCTGTCTGGCAGTTCTCGGCGGTGGAATCGCGCTGCCATCATGGCGCGGAATATGACGCCCATCGTGACAGGCTGGACCCGCGCGTCGCCTCGCGCATGGCACGGGCCGAAGAAACCGATGCCCCCGGCTATGCCCGCACCTTGCTGGCGCGTCAGGCATTGGCCGATGAGGCCACACGCATCTTTGCCGACATGCCGATCCTCTTGCCAAGCGTTGCCATCATGCCCCCGCGGCTGAGCGATCTGGAGGATGATGCAAGCTATGACCGGCTGAACCTGCTGGCCCTGCGCAATACCAGCCTGGCCAATGTCATCGACGGCTGCTCGGTCAGCCTGCCGCTGGCCGATCTGCCCGGTGCCGGGCTGATGCTGACCGGTCCGCGTGGCAGCGATGCCATGATGCTGGGCATGGCCGAAGTGCTGGCCTCGGAACTATGAGCACCGCGCGCCCATGCGCCCATGTCGCATTGGGCGCGCAACGCTATCAGGTGCAGCATCTTGCGGTGGGCGCGGACGCGTCCTTCGCCGGTATCAGCGACCTTGCCGTGCTGGCCGACCGGATTGTCGTGCTGCGGCGGCAACTGCCGGAATTGCAACTTCTGAACACGGACGGCACCGGCAAGATCAACAGCCAGCCCCTGCCCCAGTTCACCTGCGGCCACGGTTTGCGTGTTCTGGAACCCGACCTGCTGGCCGCAACCGATATGGATGGGCACAAGGTCGTTTTCCTGAATGCCGAACTGGTCGAGATCGCGCGCCTGCATTGCAATGAACGCCCCGCGCTGGGGCGCCCCTTCAATCATCCGACCGATTGTGCGCGGGGGCCGGATGGGCGGCTGTATGTCTCGGACGGCTATGGCAACAGCGCTGTCCATGTCTTTGCCCGCGATCTGCGCCACCTGTTCAGCTTTGGTGAGCCGGGGACCGGCCCGGGCCAGTTTTCGACCCCACATAGCATATTGTTCGACAGCAAAGGGCAGCTTTGCGTGGCCGATCGCGAAAACAACCGCGTGCAGAGATTTGATGCCGAGGGCCGCTTTCTGGACCAGATCGAAGACCTCTACAAACCCATGGCGCTTGCATTGCGACCCGATGGCGTGCTGCTGGTCACGGATCAGACACCACGCCTGTCAGCATATGATCCGCAGGGCAACCTGATGGGGCGCTGCCGGACCTTTGCCACCTTTGCCCATGGCGTGGATGTTGCGAAGAATGGCAGCATCTTTCTGGCCGAGATGATGCCCGACCGGGTGACCTGCCTGCGCCCGACCGCCGACTGACCTCGGCATTTTTCCGGTTCGCCCCGATATGCAAAACCTCGCGCGAACTCTGCAGACATCAGATATGAAACGTTTCATATTGACTTGCAAAATATTCACATCATAGTGATCTCAAGCCGCCGTGACGCAGGAGGAGAGCGTCAGGGCAGCTTGGGGATCATCAGGGAGGATGACATGAAACTCAGGAATCTTGCGATTACCGCTGCCACCGGCTTGCTGCTGTCGTCGGGCATCGCCATGGCCGATGACAAACCTGTCGTGGGGCTGGTCATGAAGTCGCTGGCCAATGAATTTTTCCAAAGCATGCTGGCAGGTGCCGAGGCACATGCCGCCGAGCGCGGCGATTTCGAACTGATCGCCGTGGGGATGCAGAACGAAACCGATTTCGAGGCCCAGATCAACGCAGTCGACAATTTCATCACCCAGGGCGTGGATGCCATCGTCGTCGCACCGGCAGACAGCCGCGCCATGGTGCGGCCGCTCAAAAAAGCCGTTGAAGCAGGCATCGTCGTGGTGAATTTCGACGTGGCTCTGGATACCGAGGCCAAGGAGCAACAGGGCTTCGAGCTTGCCTTTGTCGGCCCTGACAACCGTGGCGGCGCAGCCATGGCCGGCGATGCCCTTGGCGAAAAGCTGGGCGAAGGCGCAAAGGTCGTCATCATCGAGGGTAACCCCGGTGCCGACAATGCCACCCAACGCCTGCTGGGATTTCAGGATTCGGTCGAGAAATACAAGCTGGAGCTTCTGGACAGCCGCACGGCCCATTGGGAAACCGAAGAGGCCAATCAGGTCTTTTCGACGATGCTGACAGCACATCCCGACATTCAAGGGGTAATGGCAGCCAATGACTCGATGGCGGTGGGAGTCGTCAAGGCGCTGGAAGCGGCGGGACGCGACGATATCGAGGTGGTCGGCTTCGACAACATCCCCGCCGTTGCCCCGATGATCGAAGATGGCCGCATGCTGGCCACGGTCGATCAGTTCGGGCAGGAGATGGCCGCCAATGCCATTGACCTGGCGCTGGAAGTCCTTGCCGGTGGTCCGGAACTGGAAGGCTGGGTGAAAACCGACATCAAGCTGGTGACGGCTGACTAGGCCATCGGTGCCCGACAAGATGATGTCGGGCACATTCCCAATCCACGAACAGGATCGCAGATTGATGTCGCAAGCATTGCCACAGGCGCATCAGCCAGATGCGCTGCTGTTAGACGTGCAAAACCTTCAGAAATCCTTTGGCGGCGTGCATGCGCTGAGTGGCGTCAGCTTTTCGCTGAAAGCGGGCGAGGTTCACGCGCTGGTGGGTGAAAATGGCGCGGGAAAATCGACCTTGATCAAGGTCTTGTCCGGCGTCCACAAATATGATGCCGGCGAAATCACGCTGGCCGGGGCGCCATTCAAGCCGACCGATCCGCATTTTGCCAAGGCCGCAGGCATTCAGGTCGTCCATCAGGAATTCAACCTGCTGAAAGATCTGAGCATCGCCGAAAATATTTCGATCGAGGCCTTCCCCCGCAAACGCTTTGGCCTGCTTGACCGCGCCGAGATGAAAGCCCGCGCCCGCCGGGCGCTGGATGCCATCGGGTTGAATGATGTCGATGTCGATGCGCCGGTGCGCAGTCTTGGGATCGCGCATCGTCAGTTGATCGAGATTGCCCGTGCCCTGCAGACCGACAGCCGCATCCTGATCCTGGACGAACCCACCGCCACGCTGACCGAGCGTGAGACATCGCGGTTGTTCGAAATCATTGCGGGCATCAAGGCCAAGGGCGTGACGGTGGTCTTTGTCTCGCACCATCTGGACGAAGTTTTTGCCATTTGTGACCGGGTGACGGTGTTTCGAAACGGCCGGACAATCACGACAGAAGACATTGCCGAAACCTCGCCCGAGGGCATCGTGCGCCACATGGTCGGGCGCAATCTGGCGCAGCAGGAAAAGGAAATACACGTCCCCATCGACAAGGATGTCGTCCTGTCCGTCTCGGCGCTGCAAACCAGCCAGAACCCGGACCCGAACGGCGTGTCATTCGAACTGCATCGCGGCGAAATCCTTGGCATCGCGGGACTTGTCGGCGCCGGTCGCACCGAAGTGCTGCGGGCGATTTTCGGAGCTGATCCGATCCGCTCGGGCGTGATCACACGCAACGGCCATGCGCTGAACATCAATGGGCCGCGCGATGCCATTGCCGCCGGCATCGGCTTTGTCACCGAAGACCGCAAGGATGAGGGGCTGATCCTCGACATGCCGATTGCGGCCAATAGCTCTCTGGTGAATATCAGACAGGTCTCGCGTCACGGGTTGCTGGATTTCGCACGCGAACGTCAGATGGCTGTCGAGGGCGGTACGCGGCTGAAACTGAAATATGGCAAGACCTCGGATCCGGTCTCCAGCCTGTCGGGGGGCAACCAGCAGAAGGTCGTTCTGGCCAAATGGCTGGCCAATGACCCTGAAATCCTGTTGCTGGACGAACCCACGCGTGGCGTCGATGTCGGCGCCAAGGCCGAGATCTATGCCATCCTCAAGGGGCTGGCGGCCAACGGCATGTCGATGATTGTCGTTTCCTCTGAATTGCCCGAACTGATCACCCTGACCGACAGGATGCTGGTCATGTCGGAAAACAGCATTCAGGGCATCTTGATGCCGCAGGACTATGATCAGGAAACCATTCTGAAACTGGCCTATGGTCAATCCGACGTCGCGAAAGGACCGACCCAATGAGTTCCGCACATGAAGCCAATATCGCGGCACGGGGCAAAAGCTTTTCCCTGAAGGCCATTCTCAACAATGCCGGTATCGGCCTGGCACTTCTGCTGGTGATTGCCTTCTTCTCGGTGACGACGGAACATTTCCTGTCATCGAACAATATCACCAATATCCTGACCCAGATCACGATCAACCTGATCCTTGCCGTCGGGATGACCTTCGTGATCCTGATCGGGGGAATAGACCTCTCTGTCGGATCGGTCATGGCCTTTGCGGCCGTGGTGGCGGGCAAGGCGATCACCCTGCCCGGTCTGGGGGTGACAGAACTGATCCTGCTGGCCTGTCTGGCCGGCGTTCTGGCGGGGTTGGTCTGCGGAATCCTGAACGGGGTGCTCAGCGCCTATTGGTCCCTGCCTTCATTCATCATCACCCTGGGCATGCTGAATATCGCCCGCGGCGCGGCCCTGCAGATTTCGGGGGCACAGACGATCTATTCCTTTCCCTTTGTCTTCGAAGAGTTCGGATCCAAGCTGATCTACGGCGTGCCAGTGGTCTTTCTGCTGGCGCTGCTGCTGGTGCTGATCGCCTGGTTCGTTCTGAACCGCACCGTCTTTGGGCGGCTGATCTATGGCATCGGGAACAATGAAGAGGCCGTCCGCCTGGCCGGGCATCCGGTGTTCTGGTACAAGGTCGCCGCCTTCACCATCTGCGGTCTGACCGCCGGGATTGCCGCGATCGTCTATATGGCGCGTCTCAGCATCGCCAGCCCGATCGCGGGGATCGGCTTTGAACTGAACGCAATTGCGGCGGTCATCATCGGCGGCACCAGCCTGTCGGGCGGGCGCGGATCGGTGATCGGGACATTGCTGGGCGCATTCATCATCGGCGTTCTGGCAAACGGGTTGATCCTGATCGGATTAAGCGACTTTATGCGCCAGATGATCACCGGCGTGGTCATCATCATCGCTGTCATTCTGGATCATTACCGCGCGAGGCTGTCCGCATCATGAAACGTAGCATCCTGATCAACCGTCATCTCAGCACGCTTGTTGCCTCGCTGGGGCATCTGGACGAAATCGTCGTGGCGGATGCCGGATTACCCGTGCCCGATGGGGTGCCGGTGATCGATCTGGCGGTCAAACCGGGGGTTCCCGGATTCTGGGACGTGCTGGATGCCCTGCGTTCGGAACTGGTGATCGAAGCTGCAGTTATCGCCGATGAGGCCAATGATGACCTGCAAGCCGCATTCGCCGATTTCATGAAGGACTGGTCGCAGGAAACGAAAAAGCATATCGCCCTTTCCACGACCTCTCACGGGGCTTTCAAGGACCGCAGCGCGCGTTCGAAAGCAGTGATCCGCACTGGTGAATGCACCCCCTATTGCAATGTCATCCTTGTCAGCGGCGTGCCATTTTGAGCAGAAAGGCCAAGGCAGGAACATCGGGGACGTCATGGCCACGATAAAGGATGTCGCGCGCGAAGCCGGGGTTTCCGTGGGCACCGTGTCAAAGGTCATCTCGCGGGATGCCACGGTCAAACCCGCCCTGCGCGAACGTGTCCTGAAGGCCATCGCCACCCTTGGCTACCGACCCAATCTGGCGGCCCGCGCCCTGCGGACCAACACGGTTAATGTGATCGGACTGGTCGTGCCGGATATCTCCAACCCGTTTTTCGCCGCGCTTGCCAAGCGGATCGAGGCCGAGGCCGCCAAATACGCCCATTCGGTCATGCTGGCCAATTCCGATGACGACCCCGAGGCCGAGGCGCGCCAGATCGCCGCCCTGCTGGGCCAGCTTCCCAAGGGGCTGATCATCGTGGGAGCCGAGACCAAAGCGGTCAAGACGGTCAAGAGTGATGTTCCGATCGTGTCGGTCGACCGGCGCTATGGGGCCTATCCGCTGATCGCGACCAATCACGAAACCGCCTCTGCCCTGCAGGCGGACCATCTTGTCGCTCTGGGGCATCGGCGGATCGGCTATATCTCGGGGCCGGACACGACCGAGGTCGGGCGGCTGCGCAAACAGGGGTTCTACGGTCGCATCATGCAACTGTCAGATCCCGGCGATCCGGTCAGGCTGATCATCCGTGAGGGCAGCTTCGATTACACCTCGGGCGAACTGCTGGCCCGCGCGATGCTGGAACTGCCACCGGACGAGCGGCCGACCGCGATTGCGGCGGCCAGCGACCAGCAGGCGATTGGCGCGTTGCGCCTTGCCCGCGACATGGGCATCGAGGTTCCCGCCCGACTGTCCATTGCGGGTTTTGACAATATCGACCTTGCCAAACTGGTCGTGCCGCGGCTGACCAGTGTCGCACAGCGTATCGAAGAGATTGCCGTGCTGGCCGTTCAACGAATCCTGAACCCGGGACAAACAGGAACCAAGCCCGCCGATGTGCTGGTGGGTGCCGATCTTGTCGCGCGCGGATCTTCCGGCCCGGCCCCCAACGCCAAGGCGCCGGGGTGACCAAGGACCGATCGCCAATCGGTTTCAGCTACGGGACGCTCTGGCCATTTCCTGCGCTTCGATCGCCAGTTCACAGACCCTGAAGCTGCGCGACTGCGGGCAGGCCGTTTCGGTCCGATCGCGAATATCGTTCAGA
The sequence above is drawn from the Paracoccus seriniphilus genome and encodes:
- a CDS encoding TRAP transporter substrate-binding protein — encoded protein: MKRFLLGTAIAVFGAGLAQAETWKMSADAPDGNYLTQNIRAFAEDVARLSDGELEIEVVSNSVLLKRTDLKRGVQRGIVPIGEVLISALGNEDAVYSADAVPLLATTFDEAKALWDASRPIYEEKLAEDGLVLLFAAPWPPQGIYMNSEVTDASSFEGVKFRAYNPSTARLAELLGAVPATIATAEISQAFSTGVINGMITSPSTGVDSQAWDFVSHYYDVQAFIPKNMVIVNQSSYDALSDEVKTALREAAEVAETRGWEMAETATAEATQTMADNGMQVLPTPEGLASDFEEIAATMRAEWLEEAGEEGQTIVDAMK
- a CDS encoding 6-bladed beta-propeller, with the protein product MSTARPCAHVALGAQRYQVQHLAVGADASFAGISDLAVLADRIVVLRRQLPELQLLNTDGTGKINSQPLPQFTCGHGLRVLEPDLLAATDMDGHKVVFLNAELVEIARLHCNERPALGRPFNHPTDCARGPDGRLYVSDGYGNSAVHVFARDLRHLFSFGEPGTGPGQFSTPHSILFDSKGQLCVADRENNRVQRFDAEGRFLDQIEDLYKPMALALRPDGVLLVTDQTPRLSAYDPQGNLMGRCRTFATFAHGVDVAKNGSIFLAEMMPDRVTCLRPTAD
- a CDS encoding TRAP transporter small permease — encoded protein: MVLTRHLFNFCGALAALSLVGIAVLILAQIVLRLMGSQIPSADDFAAWGLSASIFLALPTALTHGDHIRVTSLRQLMPQGMGHVADVLAAGFATILMGWVAWAIFGYVHESWSYDDVSQGIVAVPLWIPQSAMAFGAILFAIAFAEGTLRLILGLPVERDDVAEQMRGE
- a CDS encoding ABC transporter permease; this translates as MSSAHEANIAARGKSFSLKAILNNAGIGLALLLVIAFFSVTTEHFLSSNNITNILTQITINLILAVGMTFVILIGGIDLSVGSVMAFAAVVAGKAITLPGLGVTELILLACLAGVLAGLVCGILNGVLSAYWSLPSFIITLGMLNIARGAALQISGAQTIYSFPFVFEEFGSKLIYGVPVVFLLALLLVLIAWFVLNRTVFGRLIYGIGNNEEAVRLAGHPVFWYKVAAFTICGLTAGIAAIVYMARLSIASPIAGIGFELNAIAAVIIGGTSLSGGRGSVIGTLLGAFIIGVLANGLILIGLSDFMRQMITGVVIIIAVILDHYRARLSAS
- a CDS encoding amidase family protein; the protein is MTQDLLNQARAQATAPDFIQVFDDPITAEGPLSGLTVAVKDLFDVQGYATGAGTAPRTDRPLATRDAAAVARLRAAGAGLIGHANMTEYAYSGLGLNPHHGTPLTPLIEGCIAGGSTSGGASAVARGVADIALGTDTGGSARIPAAFCGIYGFKPTASTIPRDGAVPLSHSLDSVGVLTRDPALLRPTLNVLRDTPLPAADMPGTVIVPQNFGLDDVAPEIVEAFETALEVLAEGGISIRRLSLPFFDRYRALPVWQFSAVESRCHHGAEYDAHRDRLDPRVASRMARAEETDAPGYARTLLARQALADEATRIFADMPILLPSVAIMPPRLSDLEDDASYDRLNLLALRNTSLANVIDGCSVSLPLADLPGAGLMLTGPRGSDAMMLGMAEVLASEL
- a CDS encoding sugar ABC transporter substrate-binding protein, with protein sequence MKLRNLAITAATGLLLSSGIAMADDKPVVGLVMKSLANEFFQSMLAGAEAHAAERGDFELIAVGMQNETDFEAQINAVDNFITQGVDAIVVAPADSRAMVRPLKKAVEAGIVVVNFDVALDTEAKEQQGFELAFVGPDNRGGAAMAGDALGEKLGEGAKVVIIEGNPGADNATQRLLGFQDSVEKYKLELLDSRTAHWETEEANQVFSTMLTAHPDIQGVMAANDSMAVGVVKALEAAGRDDIEVVGFDNIPAVAPMIEDGRMLATVDQFGQEMAANAIDLALEVLAGGPELEGWVKTDIKLVTAD
- a CDS encoding sugar ABC transporter ATP-binding protein, whose product is MSQALPQAHQPDALLLDVQNLQKSFGGVHALSGVSFSLKAGEVHALVGENGAGKSTLIKVLSGVHKYDAGEITLAGAPFKPTDPHFAKAAGIQVVHQEFNLLKDLSIAENISIEAFPRKRFGLLDRAEMKARARRALDAIGLNDVDVDAPVRSLGIAHRQLIEIARALQTDSRILILDEPTATLTERETSRLFEIIAGIKAKGVTVVFVSHHLDEVFAICDRVTVFRNGRTITTEDIAETSPEGIVRHMVGRNLAQQEKEIHVPIDKDVVLSVSALQTSQNPDPNGVSFELHRGEILGIAGLVGAGRTEVLRAIFGADPIRSGVITRNGHALNINGPRDAIAAGIGFVTEDRKDEGLILDMPIAANSSLVNIRQVSRHGLLDFARERQMAVEGGTRLKLKYGKTSDPVSSLSGGNQQKVVLAKWLANDPEILLLDEPTRGVDVGAKAEIYAILKGLAANGMSMIVVSSELPELITLTDRMLVMSENSIQGILMPQDYDQETILKLAYGQSDVAKGPTQ
- a CDS encoding LacI family DNA-binding transcriptional regulator — encoded protein: MATIKDVAREAGVSVGTVSKVISRDATVKPALRERVLKAIATLGYRPNLAARALRTNTVNVIGLVVPDISNPFFAALAKRIEAEAAKYAHSVMLANSDDDPEAEARQIAALLGQLPKGLIIVGAETKAVKTVKSDVPIVSVDRRYGAYPLIATNHETASALQADHLVALGHRRIGYISGPDTTEVGRLRKQGFYGRIMQLSDPGDPVRLIIREGSFDYTSGELLARAMLELPPDERPTAIAAASDQQAIGALRLARDMGIEVPARLSIAGFDNIDLAKLVVPRLTSVAQRIEEIAVLAVQRILNPGQTGTKPADVLVGADLVARGSSGPAPNAKAPG
- a CDS encoding TRAP transporter large permease; the protein is MEILSQTAILVVTLLVLLGLGVWVGVALLASAVVIFLMFTSSPVDAILGTTMWAHSASWTLTALPLFIWMGEILYRTRLAEDLFTGLAPWVGRLPGGLAHVNVVGCGIFAAVSGSSAATTATVGRISLPELKSRGYDDRLAIGSLAGSGTLGLLIPPSVVMIVYGVAAQVSINRLFIAGVVPGLMLMALFSGYIILWSRLHPEAMPDPENRIGWGERLKRLRLLLPVVGLIIGVIGSIYAGYATATEAAAIGVAGALIIAGIGGSLTRSSFIEALFGATRTSAMIGLILLGAAFLTSAMSFSGLPADLAKVISESGLGKAGLIAVLTVFFVLLGCFLDGISIVVLTTSVVMPAIAAVGIDPVWFGIYLIIVVEMAQITPPLGFNLFVIQNLTGRGIFEITRMIVPYFLILVLAVILLTAFPGIATWLVQQTI
- the rbsD gene encoding D-ribose pyranase, with translation MKRSILINRHLSTLVASLGHLDEIVVADAGLPVPDGVPVIDLAVKPGVPGFWDVLDALRSELVIEAAVIADEANDDLQAAFADFMKDWSQETKKHIALSTTSHGAFKDRSARSKAVIRTGECTPYCNVILVSGVPF